One window from the genome of Nicotiana sylvestris chromosome 9, ASM39365v2, whole genome shotgun sequence encodes:
- the LOC138877923 gene encoding uncharacterized protein has translation MDVKMVLLNGELEEEIYMEQPEGFVVLGKEKKDFALHYSKYPAVIEGYCGANWMTGLTDSKTTSGYVFTIGGGAVSWKSSKQTCIARSTMEAKFTALDKAGEEAEWLRNFMEDIPFWPKPRITPAALAPAEKLGKFFGIDLKRWQQKMFFYLTTLSLQKFIKEDVPILFDETPETERFLVIEAWQHSHFLCKNYILSGLEDALYNVYSGVETSKELWIALEKKYKTEDARLKKFVATKFLDYKMVDGKIFIEGLVINEAFQVATMIEKLPPLWKDFKNY, from the exons atggatgttaagatGGTCTTATTAAATGGAGAattggaggaagaaatctacatggaacaacctgaaggttttgtggttctaggtaaagaaaagaag gactttgctttgcactacagtaaatatcctgcagtCATTGAGGGATATTGTGGTGCAAATTGGATGACAGGATTAACTGATTCCAAgaccacaagtggatatgtattcactattggtggaggagcggtatcttggaagtcatccaaacaaacttgtattgcccgctctacaatggaggctaaGTTCACAGCCTTGGATAAAgctggtgaagaagctgaatggctccggaatttcatggaagatattccattttggcccaaacc CCGAATAACACCGGCAGCATTAGCACCAGCGGAGAAACTCGGAAAATTTTTCGGGATTGATTTAaagcgctggcagcaaaagatgttcttctacttgactactctaagtctccagaagttcatcaaggaagatgttcctatTCTAttcgatgaaactccagagactGAACGCTTTCTGGTGATTGAGGCTTGGCAGCATTCAcattttttgtgcaagaattatattctaagcGGGCTGGAGGATGCTTTGTATAATGTCTACAGTGGTGTGGAAACTTCAAAAGAACTATGGattgcgcttgaaaagaaatacaaaactgaagatgccaGGTTGAAGAAGTTCGTTGCTACAAAGTTTTTGGACTATAAAATGGTAGATGGCAA aattttcattgaaggtcttgtcatcaatgaagcattccaagtagcaacgatgattgagaagttgcctccgttgtggaaggattTCAAAAACTATTAG